The following proteins are co-located in the Hydrogenophaga sp. RAC07 genome:
- the lipB gene encoding lipoyl(octanoyl) transferase LipB, translating into MIIRSLGLVPYDTTYQAMQAFTVERAPDTPDELWICAHPPVFTQGLAGREDHLLAPGSIPVVQTNRGGQVTYHGPGQVVAYPLVDLQRAGYYVKEFVHRVEEAVIRTLATFQVTGHRVAGAPGIYVRLDDPFSHAALPQRPQKRHPGAPAPIPDFTGLGKIAALGIKVSRHCAYHGVALNVAMDLQPFQRINPCGYTGLQTVDLSTIGVTVSWDEAAHVLSQKLGASLSP; encoded by the coding sequence GTGATCATTCGGTCTTTGGGCCTGGTGCCTTACGACACCACTTACCAGGCCATGCAGGCCTTCACGGTGGAGCGCGCGCCCGACACGCCCGACGAGCTCTGGATCTGCGCGCACCCACCCGTCTTTACCCAAGGCCTCGCCGGTCGCGAAGACCACCTGCTGGCCCCCGGCAGCATCCCCGTGGTGCAGACCAACCGGGGCGGCCAGGTGACCTACCACGGTCCCGGCCAGGTGGTGGCGTACCCACTGGTGGACCTTCAGCGTGCGGGCTACTACGTCAAGGAGTTCGTCCACCGGGTCGAAGAAGCCGTGATCCGCACGCTGGCCACCTTTCAGGTCACGGGCCACCGGGTGGCCGGTGCGCCCGGCATCTACGTGCGGCTGGACGATCCTTTCAGCCACGCCGCGCTGCCCCAGCGCCCGCAGAAGCGACACCCCGGTGCGCCGGCACCCATCCCCGACTTCACCGGCCTGGGCAAGATTGCCGCACTCGGCATCAAGGTCAGCCGCCATTGCGCCTACCACGGCGTCGCGCTCAACGTGGCGATGGACCTGCAACCCTTCCAGCGCATCAACCCGTGCGGCTACACCGGCCTGCAAACGGTGGACCTTTCTACAATCGGGGTGACGGTTTCCTGGGACGAGGCCGCGCATGTGTTGAGCCAGAAGCTCGGCGCCTCCCTGTCACCCTGA
- the atpE gene encoding F0F1 ATP synthase subunit C, producing the protein MENVLGLVALACGLIVGLGAIGASIGIALMGGKFLEASARQPELMNDLQTKMFILAGLIDAAFLIGVAIALLFAFANPFTLA; encoded by the coding sequence ATGGAAAACGTTCTGGGTCTTGTCGCACTGGCTTGCGGTCTCATCGTCGGTCTGGGCGCCATCGGCGCATCCATCGGCATCGCGCTGATGGGCGGCAAATTTCTGGAAGCGTCGGCCCGTCAGCCCGAGCTGATGAACGACCTGCAAACCAAGATGTTCATCTTGGCCGGTCTGATCGACGCGGCCTTCCTGATCGGCGTGGCCATCGCCCTCCTGTTCGCGTTCGCCAACCCCTTCACGCTGGCTTAA
- a CDS encoding F0F1 ATP synthase subunit delta, with amino-acid sequence MAEIATIARPYAEALFQASGTGAAGTAAWLDELASVAADEQLRLYADNPRTTPEQVFSLVSGVIKTSLPAMAQNFLRTVIDNGRLAALPEIADQFRALKNAQQGAFDAVVYSAFAIDGAALADLSGVLEKRFARKLNLQVELQPDLIGGIRVVVGDEVLDTSIKARLEHMKSALTAA; translated from the coding sequence ATGGCCGAAATCGCCACCATTGCCCGCCCTTACGCGGAAGCGCTGTTCCAGGCCTCGGGCACTGGCGCCGCTGGCACCGCCGCCTGGCTCGACGAGCTGGCGTCGGTGGCTGCCGATGAACAGCTTCGTCTGTACGCCGACAACCCCAGGACCACACCCGAACAGGTGTTCAGCCTGGTCAGTGGCGTGATCAAGACGAGCCTGCCCGCGATGGCGCAGAACTTCCTGCGCACCGTGATCGACAATGGCCGTCTGGCCGCGCTGCCTGAAATCGCGGACCAGTTCCGTGCTTTGAAGAACGCGCAACAAGGTGCGTTCGATGCCGTGGTCTACAGCGCCTTTGCGATCGACGGCGCTGCGTTGGCCGATCTTTCCGGCGTGCTCGAAAAGCGCTTTGCCCGCAAGCTCAACCTCCAGGTCGAACTGCAACCCGACTTGATCGGTGGCATTCGCGTGGTGGTGGGCGACGAAGTGCTCGACACCTCGATCAAAGCCCGCCTGGAACACATGAAATCCGCCTTGACCGCGGCTTGA
- a CDS encoding HP0495 family protein has product MDQPREIPPEQSLIEYPTQFPIKVMGANVEGFIDAMVHVARAFDATFDAGTVEQRPSKAGNYMGLTLSVHVTSREQLDELYRTLTTHPMVKIVL; this is encoded by the coding sequence ATGGATCAACCCCGCGAAATTCCCCCCGAACAATCCCTCATCGAGTACCCGACACAATTTCCCATCAAGGTGATGGGCGCGAACGTGGAGGGCTTCATCGACGCCATGGTGCACGTGGCCCGGGCCTTCGATGCCACCTTCGATGCCGGCACGGTTGAGCAGCGCCCGAGCAAGGCGGGCAACTACATGGGCCTGACGCTCAGCGTGCACGTAACCAGCCGCGAGCAACTCGACGAGCTCTACCGCACCCTGACCACGCACCCCATGGTCAAGATCGTTCTGTGA
- a CDS encoding F0F1 ATP synthase subunit B, which produces MNINATLFAQAIVFAILVWFTMKFVWPPIAKALDERALKISEGLAASEKAKSELAVANKRVEEELGKSRNEAATRLADAERRAQTVIEEAKARATDEANKIVAAAHLEAEQQVVKAREALREQVAALAVKGAEQILKREVNAGVHAELLGRLKTEL; this is translated from the coding sequence ATGAATATCAATGCAACCCTCTTTGCGCAGGCCATCGTCTTTGCGATCCTGGTGTGGTTCACGATGAAATTCGTGTGGCCCCCGATTGCCAAGGCGCTCGATGAGCGTGCGTTGAAGATTTCCGAAGGTCTGGCGGCTTCCGAAAAAGCCAAGTCCGAACTGGCCGTGGCCAACAAGCGTGTGGAAGAAGAGTTGGGCAAATCGCGCAACGAAGCCGCCACCCGCCTGGCCGACGCCGAGCGCCGCGCGCAGACCGTGATCGAAGAGGCCAAGGCGCGTGCGACCGATGAAGCCAACAAGATCGTGGCCGCCGCGCATCTGGAAGCCGAACAACAGGTCGTCAAGGCCCGTGAAGCCCTGCGCGAGCAAGTGGCTGCGCTGGCTGTCAAGGGCGCCGAGCAGATCCTCAAGCGCGAAGTCAACGCCGGCGTTCACGCCGAGTTGCTGGGCCGCCTGAAGACCGAGCTCTGA
- a CDS encoding aminotransferase class IV: MTAANWGNPPDLPDTLCYLNGAFTELRNAQVSVLDRGFIFGDGVYEVLPCYGGLAFRFDQHMARLDRSLVELRIKNPLSRAEWAAIARRLALSLQDSRGAANQLIYIQVTRGVALRDHAMPADIMPTVFVMVSEMKLATPAQREQGVACVTAADFRWEKAHIKSTSLLGAVLARQISVDAGAVETVMFRGDHLSEAASSNVWVVKDGTVMGPPKDNLVLEGIRFGLIEELCRAQGLGFELRPITRAEVLAADELLLSSATKEVLPITRLDGQSVGQGSPGPVYQRLYAGYQQAVAALSA; the protein is encoded by the coding sequence ATGACCGCTGCGAACTGGGGCAACCCTCCCGATCTGCCCGACACCCTCTGTTACCTCAACGGTGCGTTCACCGAGCTGCGCAACGCACAGGTGAGCGTGCTGGATCGGGGGTTCATTTTTGGCGATGGCGTGTACGAGGTACTGCCGTGTTACGGTGGTTTGGCGTTCCGGTTCGATCAGCACATGGCTCGCCTGGACCGGTCGCTGGTCGAGCTGCGCATCAAAAACCCCCTGTCGCGCGCCGAGTGGGCGGCGATCGCCCGACGCCTGGCACTCTCACTGCAGGACAGCCGTGGCGCCGCCAACCAGCTGATCTACATCCAGGTCACCCGCGGCGTGGCGCTGAGGGACCACGCGATGCCGGCGGACATCATGCCCACGGTGTTCGTGATGGTGAGCGAGATGAAGCTGGCGACTCCGGCCCAACGCGAACAGGGCGTGGCCTGTGTCACCGCCGCCGATTTCCGCTGGGAGAAGGCACACATCAAAAGCACCAGCCTGCTGGGCGCGGTGTTGGCTCGCCAGATCAGCGTGGACGCCGGCGCGGTGGAAACCGTGATGTTTCGAGGCGACCACCTGAGCGAGGCGGCCTCCAGCAATGTGTGGGTGGTCAAGGACGGCACCGTCATGGGCCCACCCAAAGACAACCTGGTGCTCGAGGGCATCCGCTTCGGCCTGATCGAAGAACTCTGCCGGGCGCAGGGTCTGGGCTTCGAGTTGCGCCCCATCACCCGGGCCGAGGTGTTGGCCGCCGACGAACTGCTGCTGTCGTCCGCCACCAAGGAGGTGCTGCCCATCACCCGACTCGATGGCCAGTCCGTCGGCCAGGGCAGCCCCGGCCCCGTCTACCAACGTCTCTACGCTGGGTACCAGCAAGCCGTGGCCGCCCTGTCGGCCTGA
- a CDS encoding ATP synthase subunit I → MSTMQRVDPESQTQAEGLDGEQEIEFKPLTREEALQWRASQPRFSLWRLVGVQLLVGLSSGALAWLFTQSVSVAWSVLYGAAAVVLPSALMAYGLTSSALSRLLAGYAQAAFAGFLLWEGVKIMLVVAMLWSAPWIVPELNWLGLLAGLVLVLKVYWFGFWIQTRRANLNG, encoded by the coding sequence ATGTCGACAATGCAACGCGTCGATCCGGAATCGCAGACCCAGGCAGAAGGTTTAGATGGTGAGCAAGAGATCGAATTCAAGCCGCTGACGCGTGAAGAAGCGTTGCAGTGGCGGGCCAGCCAGCCGCGCTTCTCGTTGTGGCGTCTGGTAGGTGTGCAGTTGTTGGTGGGCTTGTCCTCTGGCGCGTTGGCCTGGTTGTTCACGCAATCGGTTTCGGTGGCTTGGTCGGTCCTCTACGGCGCTGCAGCGGTGGTGTTGCCGTCGGCCTTGATGGCTTACGGTTTGACGTCGAGTGCATTGAGTCGCCTGCTGGCGGGTTATGCGCAAGCCGCCTTCGCCGGGTTTTTGTTGTGGGAGGGGGTCAAGATTATGCTGGTGGTGGCCATGTTGTGGTCGGCGCCCTGGATCGTCCCCGAGCTGAATTGGCTGGGCCTGTTGGCCGGTCTGGTGTTGGTTCTCAAGGTGTACTGGTTTGGATTCTGGATCCAGACCCGGCGCGCAAATCTAAACGGTTGA
- the atpB gene encoding F0F1 ATP synthase subunit A: MATEGSALTPGEYIRHHLVHLTNKKQESIVDFSVINIDSVIVSSLLGALVCFVLWLAARKSTAGVPGRFQAAVEMLVEMVDSQAKAVIHNAHSRKLVAPLALTVFVWIFMMNFMDMLPVDLLPSIWHVAGPAMGYPDYLRVVPTADLSTTLGLSVSVLLMCLFYNIKIKGIGGWTHELVTAPFGTSKNPIWALLLGVINFLMQMIEFVAKTVSHGMRLFGNMFAGELVFMLIALLGGFASLSLGGGLFFVGHVIAGTVWTLFHILVITLQAFIFMMLALIYLGQAHDAH, encoded by the coding sequence ATGGCAACTGAAGGCAGCGCTCTGACCCCCGGCGAATACATCCGCCACCACCTGGTTCATTTGACGAACAAGAAGCAAGAGTCGATCGTCGACTTTTCCGTCATCAACATCGATTCGGTGATCGTGAGCTCCCTGTTGGGTGCCCTGGTCTGTTTCGTGCTGTGGCTCGCCGCCCGCAAGTCCACCGCCGGTGTGCCCGGCCGTTTCCAGGCCGCTGTGGAAATGCTGGTCGAGATGGTCGACAGCCAGGCCAAGGCCGTCATCCACAACGCCCACAGCCGCAAGCTGGTCGCCCCGCTGGCGCTGACCGTGTTTGTCTGGATCTTCATGATGAACTTCATGGACATGCTGCCGGTTGACCTGCTGCCTTCCATCTGGCACGTGGCCGGCCCGGCCATGGGTTACCCCGACTACCTGCGTGTCGTGCCCACCGCCGACCTCTCCACCACGCTTGGCCTGTCCGTGTCCGTGCTGTTGATGTGCTTGTTCTACAACATCAAGATCAAGGGCATCGGCGGCTGGACGCACGAGCTCGTCACCGCACCTTTCGGCACCAGCAAGAACCCCATCTGGGCGCTGCTGCTGGGCGTGATCAACTTCCTGATGCAGATGATCGAGTTCGTGGCCAAGACGGTCTCCCACGGCATGCGGTTGTTCGGAAACATGTTCGCGGGTGAGCTGGTCTTCATGCTGATTGCGTTGCTGGGCGGCTTTGCCTCCCTCTCGCTCGGTGGTGGACTCTTCTTCGTCGGACATGTGATCGCAGGCACGGTTTGGACCTTGTTCCACATTCTGGTCATCACCTTGCAGGCGTTCATTTTCATGATGCTGGCCCTGATTTACCTCGGGCAGGCGCATGACGCTCACTGA